Proteins from a genomic interval of Methanoplanus endosymbiosus:
- the ruvA gene encoding Holliday junction branch migration protein RuvA, producing MIAQLYGIPVQTGDKWAVLDVGGVGYRVFLPKSSLDGLSVSGDKPVRIYTNMVVREDSVALYGSLHPNEVEMFAVLITVSGVGPQTALNIISQISTEEFAFAILNDDEKVLTKISGIGPKSAKRLILELRDKMKKISETIVTSDSGTKIPVMNDAVSALLSLGFQEKESRTAVEAVAAECGDSSLQELIRNALAELKEY from the coding sequence ATGATTGCGCAATTGTACGGAATTCCGGTGCAGACCGGAGATAAATGGGCTGTTCTGGATGTCGGAGGTGTAGGTTACAGGGTTTTTCTTCCGAAATCATCACTGGACGGACTCTCCGTATCGGGCGATAAACCTGTCAGAATATATACAAATATGGTGGTCAGGGAGGACTCGGTTGCACTGTACGGATCACTGCACCCGAACGAGGTCGAGATGTTTGCGGTGCTGATCACTGTCTCCGGAGTCGGCCCTCAGACTGCCCTTAATATCATATCACAGATCAGCACTGAGGAGTTTGCATTTGCGATATTAAATGATGATGAGAAGGTGCTGACAAAAATATCCGGAATCGGGCCAAAGAGTGCAAAGAGGCTGATTCTTGAACTCCGGGATAAGATGAAGAAGATCAGCGAGACGATAGTCACCTCTGATTCCGGAACGAAAATTCCGGTGATGAACGATGCTGTCAGTGCCCTTTTATCACTTGGATTTCAGGAGAAGGAGTCAAGGACTGCGGTTGAGGCTGTGGCGGCAGAATGTGGCGATTCCTCCCTCCAGGAACTTATACGCAATGCACTTGCAGAACTTAAGGAGTACTGA
- the ruvB gene encoding Holliday junction branch migration DNA helicase RuvB, translating to MDERIVSPESAGDDVYEATIRPENLESFVGQEQVRESLSIAIEAAKMRGEPLDHILFSGPPGLGKTTLANIIANEMDSAIKTTTGPVLEKPGDVAALLTALKRGDILFIDEIHRINSVVEEILYPAMEDLFIDIMIGEGPSARSVKLNLEHFTLIGATTKQGLLGSPFRDRFGIILRLSLYTPEELKKIVLRSASILKIEITYEGAGEIAARSRGTPRIANRLLRRVRDYASVKGDGTVTEEIASGALAMLQIDEIGLDELDRRILSVISDDFDGGPVGVKTIAISVGEEVRTIEDVYEPYLIQIGFIKRTPQGRETTPAAKEHLLLSGK from the coding sequence ATGGATGAAAGGATTGTCTCACCTGAGTCTGCCGGTGATGACGTTTATGAGGCAACGATAAGGCCGGAAAACCTTGAGAGCTTTGTGGGGCAGGAGCAGGTCAGGGAGTCACTTAGTATTGCAATTGAGGCAGCAAAGATGCGGGGTGAACCTCTGGATCATATCCTCTTCTCAGGGCCGCCAGGGCTTGGCAAGACAACTCTTGCAAATATCATCGCCAATGAGATGGACTCTGCCATAAAGACGACTACCGGGCCTGTGCTTGAAAAACCCGGCGATGTTGCGGCACTTCTGACTGCACTGAAACGCGGGGATATTCTCTTTATAGATGAGATTCACAGGATAAACTCCGTTGTTGAGGAGATACTCTACCCTGCAATGGAGGATCTCTTCATTGATATCATGATCGGTGAAGGGCCGAGTGCAAGGTCAGTAAAGTTAAATCTTGAACATTTCACTCTCATTGGTGCAACGACAAAGCAGGGACTTTTGGGTTCTCCGTTTAGGGACAGGTTCGGTATAATCTTACGTCTTTCGCTTTATACTCCGGAAGAACTAAAGAAAATTGTCTTACGGAGTGCCTCGATATTAAAAATTGAGATTACATATGAGGGTGCCGGGGAGATTGCTGCAAGAAGTCGTGGCACTCCGAGGATTGCTAACCGGCTGCTCAGAAGAGTGCGTGATTATGCCTCTGTTAAGGGTGACGGTACGGTTACAGAGGAGATTGCATCCGGGGCACTGGCTATGCTTCAGATCGATGAAATCGGGCTTGATGAGCTTGACAGGCGGATATTATCCGTAATTTCGGATGACTTCGATGGCGGGCCTGTCGGGGTAAAGACGATTGCGATTTCTGTCGGTGAGGAAGTCCGGACAATTGAGGATGTCTATGAGCCGTATCTCATTCAGATCGGCTTTATAAAAAGGACTCCACAGGGCCGGGAGACAACACCGGCTGCAAAGGAGCATCTTCTGTTGTCCGGAAAATAA
- a CDS encoding RNA-binding domain-containing protein, which produces MKETKTERGIAKELPDAHLREHNMIHEDFFDLDSLKEGFDVELKTALGRDKRGAVPESFWETYSAMANTSGGIIILGAQETEDCIVFHNLLKYERMIQDIWNNLNNPKKVSANILQNKDIQSLRDDDKNIIIVSVPQASRKQRPVYIGTNPLEGTYQRQNEGDYRCQPELVKQMLGEQANDTRDAVTLEDFNIDDIDKESFRIYRQQFSNRKPNHPFNECDDREFLRQIGGWKRNRQTGKEGLTLAGLLMFGKFRSILDAVPNYIVDYQERENTDTRWIDRITLDGSWSGCLYDFYRTVMKKLSSDLKVPFKLNGDERIEDTPVHEALREALVNTIIHADYSGNCSLLVVKRPGLFGFRNPGLMRIPKSEAIRGGVSDCRNRNLQKMFQLIGLGEQAGSGFPKIYLNWQLQHWREPMLEERHESNQTVFILKMTSLLPEDALYALKLEFGDLFSDLGNVERLAMVTAYSESCVNHSRLRELSREHPHDITISLHHLVKQGLLASEGSGRNTFYYMPGRHPMEDEMFGGKICSKASSEHLKENSEHLKENSEHLKENSEHLKENSEHLDALQIIAESVNSVKKAPKKLVISTILELCKDRDLTLEELSALLNRNKDSLRIHYIIPMLREGKLEQKYKNVTTHPYQKYRTVDGEGESDPKSVPGYINIED; this is translated from the coding sequence ATGAAAGAGACAAAAACTGAAAGGGGCATAGCAAAGGAGCTGCCTGATGCACACCTCAGGGAGCATAATATGATTCATGAAGACTTTTTTGACTTGGATTCCCTGAAGGAAGGTTTTGACGTTGAACTAAAAACTGCACTTGGAAGGGATAAAAGAGGAGCAGTTCCTGAATCCTTCTGGGAGACCTATTCTGCAATGGCAAATACCAGTGGGGGCATCATAATTCTTGGAGCACAGGAAACAGAGGATTGTATTGTATTTCATAATTTGCTGAAATATGAACGGATGATTCAGGACATCTGGAATAATCTTAACAATCCAAAAAAAGTGAGTGCAAACATACTCCAAAATAAAGACATACAATCACTCAGAGATGACGATAAAAATATCATAATTGTCTCTGTCCCACAGGCTTCACGTAAACAGCGCCCGGTCTATATCGGAACAAATCCTCTTGAAGGGACATATCAACGTCAGAATGAGGGCGATTACAGGTGTCAGCCCGAACTGGTAAAACAGATGCTCGGTGAGCAGGCAAATGATACCAGAGATGCCGTTACTCTTGAAGACTTCAACATTGATGATATTGACAAAGAATCATTTCGTATATACCGGCAGCAGTTCTCAAATCGCAAACCAAATCACCCGTTTAATGAATGTGATGACAGAGAATTTCTGCGCCAGATAGGCGGATGGAAACGAAACCGCCAGACTGGAAAAGAAGGTCTTACCCTTGCAGGACTATTAATGTTTGGTAAATTCCGTTCAATTCTTGATGCAGTTCCCAATTATATTGTAGATTATCAGGAACGGGAAAATACTGATACCCGATGGATTGACAGAATCACTCTGGATGGATCATGGTCTGGGTGCCTGTATGATTTCTACCGGACAGTAATGAAAAAACTGTCCTCTGATCTGAAAGTGCCCTTTAAGCTGAATGGTGATGAAAGAATCGAGGACACACCGGTACACGAGGCACTGCGTGAAGCTCTGGTAAATACGATAATTCATGCAGATTACTCCGGAAACTGCTCATTACTTGTCGTAAAACGCCCCGGTCTCTTTGGTTTCAGGAATCCGGGACTCATGAGAATTCCTAAATCAGAGGCAATCCGTGGCGGAGTCAGCGACTGTCGTAACCGGAATCTGCAGAAGATGTTTCAGCTCATCGGCCTTGGTGAACAGGCAGGATCAGGGTTCCCGAAGATCTACCTAAACTGGCAACTCCAACACTGGCGTGAGCCAATGCTCGAAGAGAGGCATGAAAGTAATCAGACTGTATTCATCCTGAAGATGACAAGTCTCCTGCCGGAAGATGCTTTGTATGCGTTGAAATTGGAATTTGGAGATCTATTCAGCGATTTGGGAAATGTCGAGCGCCTTGCGATGGTAACTGCATATTCTGAAAGTTGCGTAAATCACAGCAGGCTCAGAGAGCTAAGCAGAGAGCACCCACACGACATAACCATTTCACTTCATCACCTGGTGAAACAGGGATTATTGGCAAGTGAGGGTTCGGGAAGGAATACTTTCTACTACATGCCGGGAAGGCACCCGATGGAGGATGAAATGTTTGGAGGAAAAATATGTTCAAAGGCAAGCTCCGAACATTTGAAAGAGAACTCCGAACATTTGAAAGAGAACTCCGAACATTTGAAAGAGAACTCCGAACATTTGAAAGAGAACTCCGAACATTTGGATGCATTGCAGATCATTGCAGAATCTGTAAATTCTGTAAAGAAGGCCCCAAAAAAACTTGTAATATCAACCATTCTGGAATTATGTAAAGACCGGGATCTGACGCTTGAGGAACTGTCTGCTCTTCTTAACCGGAATAAGGATTCACTAAGAATACATTACATTATCCCCATGCTCCGCGAAGGAAAGCTTGAGCAGAAATACAAAAATGTCACCACGCATCCATATCAGAAATACCGGACTGTTGATGGGGAGGGAGAGAGTGATCCGAAATCAGTCCCCGGTTATATTAATATCGAGGATTAA
- a CDS encoding YgdI/YgdR family lipoprotein, with protein sequence MNIPSSAKSKRMYSLTIIVLALASAAVMISGCISNSSESTIWKDAPDVDINTDGTVTYVDLEGGFYGIISNDGTKYYPLNLGEDIKKDGLKVRFLADTKDDIMTVQQWGIPVEIISIKEI encoded by the coding sequence ATGAATATCCCTTCATCTGCCAAATCAAAACGGATGTACAGTCTGACAATTATTGTCCTGGCATTAGCCTCCGCAGCTGTTATGATATCAGGATGCATATCAAACAGTAGTGAGAGCACTATATGGAAGGATGCTCCGGATGTGGACATAAATACGGATGGCACAGTCACATATGTTGATCTCGAAGGAGGATTTTACGGCATCATCTCAAATGACGGCACAAAGTATTACCCCTTAAATCTCGGCGAGGATATAAAAAAAGACGGGCTTAAAGTCAGATTCCTGGCAGATACAAAGGATGATATTATGACAGTGCAGCAGTGGGGAATTCCGGTTGAGATCATCAGTATAAAAGAGATATAA
- a CDS encoding MBL fold metallo-hydrolase, with amino-acid sequence MKITILTENSVLFASPFSGEHGFSALVEDGESKILFDTGKTDLFAKNAELMDIDVFEPEIIAFSHGHYDHTGGILHMIHTIQEAEEKGSPVPDENNKTKVVVHPEFFRKRYARDDDGLRYIGNPFTREDIEKYFSVTSTSEPVKLSENIVFLGGINRIFDFEDPGDWSVYQDETGDKGFTVDTIPDDTALALRTDKGIFVLTGCSHSGICSIVEQAKTAFGEEQEIIGIMGGLHLAGLPDEKIKKTGEYLRDNVKGRIYPGHCTGFDEILKLSQYCDTGYSGIGVVLDLNSPDLQN; translated from the coding sequence ATGAAAATAACAATACTTACAGAAAATTCAGTCCTATTTGCATCCCCTTTCTCCGGGGAACACGGCTTTTCAGCACTGGTTGAAGACGGCGAGAGTAAAATACTATTCGATACCGGAAAAACGGATTTATTCGCAAAAAATGCCGAACTGATGGACATTGATGTCTTTGAACCTGAGATCATAGCATTCTCACACGGCCACTATGACCATACAGGCGGAATTCTCCATATGATTCACACCATTCAGGAGGCAGAAGAGAAAGGCAGTCCGGTTCCGGATGAGAACAATAAAACCAAAGTTGTTGTACACCCGGAGTTTTTCAGGAAGAGGTATGCAAGAGACGATGACGGCCTGAGATATATCGGAAATCCATTTACAAGAGAGGATATTGAAAAATATTTCAGCGTAACCTCCACGTCAGAACCTGTAAAGCTTTCAGAAAATATAGTCTTCCTTGGCGGGATCAACCGGATTTTTGACTTTGAGGACCCTGGTGACTGGTCGGTGTATCAGGATGAGACAGGAGATAAAGGATTTACTGTCGATACCATTCCGGATGACACCGCCCTTGCATTAAGAACAGATAAGGGTATATTTGTCCTCACCGGATGTTCGCATTCCGGAATCTGTTCCATTGTCGAGCAGGCAAAGACCGCCTTTGGAGAGGAGCAGGAGATAATCGGCATAATGGGCGGGCTTCACCTTGCCGGACTGCCGGATGAGAAGATTAAAAAGACCGGAGAATACCTGAGAGATAATGTCAAAGGCAGGATATACCCCGGACACTGCACCGGGTTTGATGAAATTCTGAAGCTCTCACAGTACTGTGACACAGGTTATTCAGGTATTGGTGTCGTTCTCGATCTGAACAGTCCGGATTTGCAGAACTGA
- a CDS encoding HEAT repeat domain-containing protein, protein MKIFWTSVLLSLLLIISLFAGCTGESSGDAEISGYIDSLKSGTQEEKKEAAEALAETGTPAIPQLSAMLSSEDKQSATWAAVALCQMGEISVEPMIRLLSSDDKNQREWASNILACIGEPAYQPLIDALNTGDQEETEGASLALIKIGGPVLPLLSLELNTNPDSNLAEIDSVIRSIYATAGLQERLDNTTATEMPSEKETV, encoded by the coding sequence ATGAAAATATTCTGGACATCAGTGTTACTGTCCCTGCTTCTGATAATCTCTCTCTTTGCAGGATGTACAGGAGAGAGCAGTGGAGATGCAGAGATTTCAGGGTACATTGACTCTCTTAAATCAGGCACACAGGAAGAGAAGAAGGAGGCAGCGGAGGCACTTGCAGAGACCGGAACACCCGCCATACCGCAGCTGAGTGCTATGCTCTCATCTGAAGATAAACAGTCAGCAACATGGGCAGCCGTAGCCCTCTGCCAGATGGGTGAAATTTCAGTTGAACCTATGATCAGACTGCTGTCATCAGATGATAAGAACCAGCGTGAATGGGCATCAAATATCCTGGCATGTATAGGTGAGCCGGCATATCAGCCGTTAATCGATGCTCTTAATACCGGAGATCAGGAAGAGACTGAAGGTGCATCACTTGCACTAATCAAGATCGGCGGCCCTGTACTGCCCCTGCTCTCACTGGAACTGAACACAAATCCGGATTCAAACCTTGCAGAGATTGATTCAGTCATACGATCTATCTATGCAACAGCCGGACTTCAGGAGAGGCTTGATAACACAACAGCAACGGAGATGCCCTCCGAAAAAGAGACAGTTTAA
- a CDS encoding PP2C family protein-serine/threonine phosphatase — translation MSDNICRKLESSGRADMDYSCVTVPGKRVYNEDSCIVEAVADGILLAVADGLGGHAAGEVASGIAIDTLRSVFMTKYRTGAGILGAEALMRLAFEEADRIITSEAKDEREGMGTTLSAAFIIDGSVIVGNTGDSRVYLLDGSLRQITKDHSLVQELVDKGMVDAESARFHPMKHIIRHSLGGDFRVDIISDTLSPKITLLLSTDGLHDYIGADRIEEILKEGDACEAAKSLIDEALSSSDDNITAVVMRTD, via the coding sequence ATGTCAGATAATATATGCCGGAAACTGGAGTCTTCCGGAAGAGCAGATATGGATTACAGTTGTGTGACAGTTCCGGGTAAACGTGTTTACAATGAAGATTCCTGTATAGTTGAAGCTGTGGCTGACGGCATACTGCTTGCAGTGGCTGACGGCCTTGGCGGGCATGCTGCCGGTGAGGTGGCATCCGGAATCGCTATTGATACGCTCAGGTCTGTTTTTATGACTAAATACAGAACCGGGGCCGGAATTTTGGGTGCAGAGGCTTTAATGCGCCTTGCATTTGAGGAGGCAGACCGGATTATAACTTCAGAGGCGAAGGATGAACGGGAAGGCATGGGCACGACTCTCTCCGCAGCATTTATTATTGATGGTTCAGTTATTGTCGGAAATACCGGGGATTCAAGGGTTTATCTTCTTGACGGAAGTCTCAGGCAGATTACAAAGGATCACTCTCTTGTCCAGGAACTTGTGGACAAGGGAATGGTGGATGCTGAATCTGCAAGATTCCATCCGATGAAGCATATAATCAGGCATTCTCTCGGTGGTGATTTCAGGGTTGACATAATATCTGATACACTAAGCCCTAAAATAACGCTTCTTCTCTCAACAGATGGCCTTCATGATTATATTGGTGCAGACCGGATTGAAGAGATATTAAAAGAGGGGGATGCCTGTGAGGCAGCAAAGAGTCTCATCGATGAGGCTCTTTCATCTTCAGATGACAATATCACAGCAGTTGTTATGAGGACTGACTGA
- a CDS encoding FHA domain-containing protein: MAGIYDGNEKTIAINSDPDFYEDLSEYLNVLSNPTRLRMLKFIEHHPKEVREIAKEINTSYENTKKHLDKLLKTGVIKKEAGMGRQTSKGALPVWKYSIIPGGMEGIIRNLSIFSNVDVRIGESEINEKLENIRKMIAEDSGSDVPVLVMLGGEADGSAYPLKSDDVRIGREDNSAPQYSSSDDAVVVPGSYEAVTRISKPHARFFKRHNIWYFEDCDSTGGSFINSEKISPFRETALKGGDMIDLGRGARGARLIFNAL; the protein is encoded by the coding sequence ATGGCAGGAATTTATGACGGAAATGAGAAGACAATTGCAATTAATTCTGACCCGGATTTTTATGAGGACTTATCTGAGTACTTAAATGTCCTCTCTAACCCTACAAGGCTCAGAATGCTGAAATTCATTGAACATCATCCAAAAGAAGTGCGTGAGATCGCAAAAGAGATCAATACCAGTTATGAGAACACAAAGAAGCACCTTGATAAACTGCTTAAGACCGGAGTTATAAAAAAAGAGGCCGGTATGGGACGACAGACCTCTAAAGGTGCTCTTCCGGTCTGGAAATATTCGATAATTCCGGGTGGGATGGAAGGAATAATCAGGAATTTAAGTATATTCTCAAATGTTGATGTAAGGATTGGCGAGAGTGAGATCAATGAAAAACTTGAGAATATAAGAAAGATGATTGCAGAAGATTCAGGCTCTGATGTACCTGTCCTGGTTATGCTTGGGGGGGAAGCTGACGGGAGTGCCTATCCTCTCAAATCAGATGATGTCAGGATTGGCAGGGAGGATAATTCTGCTCCCCAGTACAGTTCTTCAGATGACGCTGTTGTAGTTCCGGGTTCATATGAAGCCGTAACAAGAATTTCAAAACCCCATGCACGGTTTTTTAAAAGGCATAATATCTGGTATTTTGAAGACTGTGACTCCACAGGCGGTTCTTTTATAAACAGCGAAAAGATAAGTCCTTTCAGAGAGACTGCGTTAAAAGGCGGAGATATGATTGACCTTGGACGGGGTGCCCGCGGTGCGAGGCTCATATTTAATGCCCTTTAA
- a CDS encoding protein kinase domain-containing protein, with amino-acid sequence MTIPDIQSKSKINGFLYFLLLLSLLILLIPNAALGAPVYVGGNDGFSDIASAVNSTKPGDTVIVNSGVYAENLLITKSINIIGNDSGQGTPKIESSYGDAAVKINADYVTVDGLIISGNADSGVVVRGNNITVSNCDIQSTPSGITISQSLYVTVRENTIRGHELGLFIDESDGCSVYLNDFENNDNVRCLSSGVVWHSSDTVYNYRGNNFTSSLGNYWNDYVGTDGSGDGIGDVPYTGYSGGKVFVPDRNFYAVNGVNPSGGRIFSGENLVEDDYPLISHVSDYMLPHPGGFSGVDGFHGKTVGDNRSRIPEYNIGDLSEMNLSRPPQNPPATPLLSGVSPPEVVVLMLLMSGVIAGMFDLVGGYREVDYRDTRIRRNGIKFLYGGYIAIAIAMLYSVISYTSRLIIRNIDYGIIQISFIALTTFLIASSAILSYNFIKGGVPVLLSRLHAPLAAFGFIFYFISIYTAPVDLGPFNSIIYPVCLILSVFMPLLYFYIYESSAQKSVKEEIISGFYPEVLSSDTIVASVDYNNTTIFDNESGIMGSALSGSYFPECLGERYSDVEFIGKGGIARVFKVSRRDDGAVVAVKVPINFDEVTGRFFMKEMRIWEELSHKNIVKLFSVNILPVPFVEMEYVVSDLSESEKPLSVMETLKIIEGIAEGLSYAHNLGIIHRDIKPQNILVTEEGIAKITDWGLGKMIADGHETTVVGFSLNYAAPEQIAPRRFGSPDERTDIYQMGVVLYELVVGMRPFFGGGVGEMTDEIIHRMPMKPSENRSSDEPFDKIIMKCLEKMPEDRYQNVKEFLSDLRQLKENLSSQGKI; translated from the coding sequence ATGACAATACCGGATATTCAATCTAAGTCTAAAATTAATGGATTTCTGTACTTTCTTCTTCTGCTGTCACTGCTTATTCTGTTAATCCCGAATGCTGCACTTGGTGCACCGGTTTATGTGGGTGGGAATGACGGCTTTTCAGATATTGCCTCTGCAGTCAATTCAACTAAACCCGGAGATACTGTAATTGTAAATTCCGGTGTTTATGCCGAGAATCTTCTCATTACAAAGTCCATAAATATTATTGGCAATGACTCCGGGCAGGGCACTCCAAAGATTGAGAGTTCATACGGGGATGCAGCTGTTAAGATAAATGCGGATTATGTTACGGTTGATGGGCTTATCATAAGCGGAAACGCTGATTCCGGGGTGGTTGTCCGTGGTAATAATATAACCGTCAGCAATTGCGATATTCAGTCCACTCCTTCCGGAATTACAATATCTCAGTCTTTGTATGTTACAGTCCGGGAGAATACTATTCGCGGGCATGAGTTGGGCCTTTTCATCGATGAGTCTGATGGGTGCAGTGTATATCTCAATGATTTTGAGAATAATGACAATGTCAGATGTCTCTCTTCCGGTGTGGTGTGGCATTCATCCGATACTGTGTATAATTATAGGGGGAATAATTTCACCTCATCTCTGGGCAATTACTGGAATGATTATGTCGGCACTGACGGGAGCGGTGATGGTATAGGGGATGTGCCTTATACCGGTTATTCCGGGGGAAAAGTCTTTGTTCCGGACAGGAATTTCTATGCCGTAAACGGGGTGAATCCTTCTGGAGGCAGAATTTTTTCCGGGGAAAATCTCGTTGAGGATGATTATCCACTCATATCCCATGTTTCTGATTATATGCTCCCGCATCCCGGAGGTTTTTCTGGTGTAGACGGATTCCACGGTAAAACTGTGGGGGATAACCGGAGCAGAATTCCTGAGTATAATATTGGTGATCTTTCCGAAATGAATCTCAGCCGCCCGCCTCAGAATCCTCCTGCTACGCCGTTGCTTTCAGGTGTTTCTCCTCCTGAGGTGGTTGTTCTGATGCTTCTCATGTCCGGTGTTATTGCCGGAATGTTTGATCTTGTAGGAGGTTACAGGGAGGTTGATTACAGGGATACACGCATCAGGAGAAACGGGATAAAATTCCTTTATGGTGGCTATATCGCAATTGCAATTGCAATGCTGTATTCTGTAATTTCATATACCTCACGGCTGATCATCAGAAATATCGATTATGGTATTATTCAGATCTCATTTATTGCTTTGACAACATTTCTGATCGCTTCCTCGGCAATATTGTCATACAATTTTATAAAAGGGGGCGTGCCGGTTCTTCTGAGCAGGCTGCATGCCCCCCTTGCAGCATTTGGGTTTATATTTTATTTTATCTCCATTTATACAGCGCCTGTTGATCTTGGCCCTTTTAACAGTATAATTTATCCTGTATGTCTTATTCTGTCGGTATTCATGCCCCTTCTATATTTTTATATCTATGAGAGTTCTGCGCAGAAATCGGTAAAGGAAGAGATAATTTCTGGTTTTTATCCGGAAGTTCTCTCATCTGATACCATTGTTGCCTCTGTGGATTACAATAATACCACGATATTTGATAATGAATCCGGCATTATGGGCTCGGCACTTTCAGGTTCATATTTCCCCGAATGTCTTGGTGAGCGTTATTCCGATGTGGAATTTATCGGTAAAGGCGGAATTGCCAGAGTATTTAAAGTCTCCAGGAGGGATGACGGTGCAGTTGTTGCTGTGAAAGTTCCGATCAATTTTGATGAGGTTACAGGGCGTTTTTTCATGAAGGAGATGAGGATATGGGAAGAACTGTCTCATAAGAATATTGTGAAGCTTTTTTCAGTCAATATTCTGCCTGTACCCTTCGTTGAGATGGAGTATGTCGTTTCTGACCTTTCGGAGTCAGAAAAACCGCTCTCTGTAATGGAGACTCTTAAGATTATTGAAGGAATAGCTGAGGGCCTTTCATATGCGCACAACCTTGGTATCATTCATCGTGATATAAAACCGCAGAATATCTTAGTGACTGAAGAGGGTATTGCAAAGATCACCGACTGGGGCCTTGGCAAGATGATTGCAGATGGGCATGAGACAACTGTGGTGGGTTTTTCACTGAATTATGCCGCTCCTGAACAGATTGCCCCACGCAGGTTTGGCAGCCCTGATGAGAGGACTGATATTTATCAGATGGGCGTTGTCCTTTATGAGCTGGTCGTAGGCATGAGGCCGTTCTTCGGAGGAGGTGTGGGTGAGATGACTGATGAGATTATCCACCGGATGCCGATGAAACCATCAGAAAACCGCTCTTCTGATGAACCGTTTGACAAAATCATTATGAAATGCCTGGAGAAGATGCCTGAAGACAGATATCAGAATGTCAAAGAGTTTCTCAGTGACCTGAGACAGCTGAAAGAGAATCTCTCTTCTCAGGGTAAGATCTGA
- a CDS encoding FAD-dependent oxidoreductase, with protein MSDVRVYSTKNCQYCRLLKAFLERKKIKYESIDVGENIEAAKEMVELSGQYGVPVTVAEGKTIIGFDIPALNEIFGLKQEDAKIPDVIIIGGGPAGMTAAMYCSRKMLSTMIITENIGGQALESWSVENYMGFKLISGSDLMQKFEEQIRTQDMAIELDSVSSLKEDGNEYIIGTESGSEYRCRAVIITSGVSPKWLGLEKEERYIGRGISICSTCDGPLFRDKIVTVVGGGNYALTTAIEMSKIAKEVNLIVRSKIRADDIYLSQYRGIENINTYTDYVVSELSGNDFLDSVTIEKRDTKEKKIIKTDGLFLAIGHQTNTVFLDGFVAKNDKGEIIIDINGNTDREGVFAAGDVTSVKGKQIIIASGDGAKAALSAYEYLMSQ; from the coding sequence ATGTCTGATGTGAGGGTTTATTCCACCAAAAACTGCCAGTACTGCCGCCTTTTAAAGGCATTTCTTGAGAGGAAAAAAATAAAATATGAGAGCATTGACGTAGGCGAGAATATAGAAGCCGCAAAAGAGATGGTTGAACTTTCCGGCCAGTATGGTGTGCCGGTAACTGTCGCAGAAGGAAAAACCATCATAGGCTTTGACATTCCCGCACTCAATGAGATATTCGGACTGAAGCAGGAAGATGCCAAAATTCCGGATGTCATCATCATCGGCGGGGGGCCGGCCGGAATGACGGCAGCCATGTACTGCTCAAGAAAGATGCTCAGTACAATGATAATTACAGAAAATATCGGAGGGCAGGCACTGGAGTCATGGTCGGTCGAGAACTATATGGGATTTAAGCTCATCTCAGGTTCTGATCTTATGCAGAAGTTTGAAGAGCAGATCAGAACCCAGGATATGGCAATTGAACTTGACAGCGTCTCTTCGTTAAAAGAAGACGGAAATGAATATATAATCGGTACAGAATCCGGCTCAGAATACAGATGCCGGGCAGTAATTATTACAAGCGGAGTAAGTCCAAAGTGGCTTGGCCTTGAGAAGGAGGAACGATATATAGGGCGTGGAATAAGCATATGTTCAACATGTGACGGCCCTCTCTTCAGGGATAAAATTGTCACTGTGGTCGGGGGTGGCAATTATGCCCTCACTACTGCAATTGAGATGAGCAAAATTGCAAAGGAAGTCAATCTCATTGTCAGAAGCAAAATACGTGCAGATGATATATATCTCAGCCAGTACAGGGGAATAGAGAATATAAATACATATACAGATTATGTGGTCTCAGAACTTTCCGGCAATGATTTTCTGGACTCAGTTACGATAGAGAAGAGAGATACCAAAGAGAAGAAAATAATAAAGACAGACGGACTCTTCCTTGCAATCGGCCACCAGACAAATACAGTTTTCCTTGACGGATTTGTAGCTAAAAATGACAAAGGAGAGATAATAATAGATATAAACGGGAATACCGACAGAGAAGGGGTGTTCGCCGCCGGAGATGTGACCTCGGTAAAGGGCAAGCAGATAATAATCGCCTCAGGGGACGGTGCAAAAGCAGCTCTTTCAGCGTATGAATACCTGATGTCGCAGTGA